The following are encoded in a window of Kitasatospora fiedleri genomic DNA:
- a CDS encoding alpha-amylase encodes MLGPKGYGYVEVSPPQEHIQGGQWWTSYQPVSYKIAGRLGDANAFGAMVTTCHAAGVKVVADAVVNHMSAGSGTGTGGTVYSKYNYPGFYQNQDFHSCRADISNYADRNNVQNCELSGLSDLDTGSDYVRSTIAAYLNSLIAKGVDGFRIDAAKHIASGDLAAIKAKLTKPGIYWAQEVIYGAGEAVQPGEYTGTGDVDAFMGAYDLKRIFTNEKLAYLSNWNDSWGAGYLPSANSRTFTDNWDTERNGSTLNYKYGNTYTLANVYLLAWPYGSPNVYSGYEFSDIDAGPPNGGTVRACYQDGWKCQHAWRQIANMVGFRNAVNGTAVTNWWSNGGNAIAFGRGTKGYVAINHETTALTRTFQTSLPAGSYCDVQHGDPSAGGGCSGPTYTVAANGTFTATVGAGDAVALYAGAGG; translated from the coding sequence GTGCTGGGCCCCAAGGGCTACGGCTACGTCGAGGTGTCGCCCCCGCAGGAGCACATCCAGGGCGGCCAGTGGTGGACGTCCTACCAGCCGGTCAGCTACAAGATCGCCGGACGGCTGGGCGACGCCAACGCCTTCGGCGCGATGGTCACCACCTGCCACGCCGCCGGGGTGAAGGTGGTCGCGGACGCCGTGGTCAACCACATGAGCGCGGGCTCCGGCACCGGCACCGGCGGAACGGTCTACAGCAAGTACAACTACCCCGGGTTCTACCAGAACCAGGACTTCCACTCCTGCCGGGCGGACATCTCCAACTACGCCGACCGCAACAACGTGCAGAACTGCGAGCTCTCCGGCCTGTCCGACCTGGACACCGGCAGCGACTACGTCCGCTCCACCATCGCCGCCTACCTGAACAGCCTGATCGCCAAGGGCGTCGACGGCTTCCGGATCGACGCCGCCAAGCACATCGCCTCCGGCGACCTCGCCGCCATCAAGGCCAAGCTGACCAAGCCCGGCATCTACTGGGCCCAGGAGGTCATCTACGGCGCGGGCGAGGCCGTGCAGCCCGGCGAGTACACCGGCACCGGCGACGTCGACGCCTTCATGGGCGCCTACGACCTCAAGCGGATCTTCACCAACGAGAAGCTCGCCTACCTGAGCAACTGGAACGACTCCTGGGGCGCGGGCTACCTGCCGAGCGCCAACTCCCGGACCTTCACCGACAACTGGGACACCGAGCGCAACGGCTCCACGCTCAACTACAAGTACGGCAACACCTACACCCTCGCCAACGTCTACCTGCTGGCCTGGCCCTACGGCTCGCCGAACGTCTACTCCGGCTACGAGTTCAGCGACATCGACGCCGGCCCGCCGAACGGCGGCACCGTCCGGGCCTGCTACCAGGACGGCTGGAAGTGCCAGCACGCCTGGCGGCAGATCGCCAACATGGTCGGCTTCCGCAACGCCGTGAACGGCACCGCGGTCACCAACTGGTGGTCCAACGGCGGCAACGCGATCGCCTTCGGCCGCGGCACCAAGGGCTACGTGGCGATCAACCACGAGACCACCGCGCTGACCAGGACCTTCCAGACCTCGCTGCCCGCCGGGAGCTACTGCGACGTCCAGCACGGCGACCCGAGCGCGGGCGGCGGTTGCAGCGGCCCCACGTACACCGTCGCGGCCAACGGCACCTTCACCGCCACGGTCGGCGCGGGCGACGCCGTCGCCCTGTACGCGGGCGCGGGCGGCTGA
- a CDS encoding PucR family transcriptional regulator, which produces MPLTVRDLLAIPALRLHLAAGAAGLGRTVEAAHASEATDPSVWLEGGEVVMTTGLLLGPGPADLAAFIGGLDRAGAAALVLGLGPTLPHQRVPPALARAAEQHGLPLITVPERTSPAAVTKAVFDARAAEERRLLERTLRTQRRLTAAAASPDGLADLLTAWYRATGVAVVVCDVLARPLGAAGTDATEVLTGAAPVLDAVALRGLRGSGGGELPGGPVHAQPLGAARLRGFVVLVGASTAETRLLGSVLVSLLSVELERRHLAEEPRRRHRTTVLTRLFGADLSDSRATALLSSVNLPVGPLRALAVHVAARPDPARPDPPPGPGRPSEAAETAADLALAIPGGLARAVGTTVEAVVPEGTDALALLARFAPGRPAGIGPAVAPQHAALSLRQAHALLPASTAAGRPVTAAEAGSVRLLLSLGSPALLAAFADTALAALDAADPDHELTETLRVWLETNGSWAETSALLGLHRHTVQNRIAKIGRLTGRHMDRAEDRVDLWLALRAREAAGP; this is translated from the coding sequence ATGCCACTCACCGTCCGCGACCTCCTGGCCATCCCCGCCCTGCGGCTGCACCTCGCCGCGGGCGCCGCCGGACTGGGCCGCACGGTCGAGGCCGCCCACGCCTCCGAGGCCACCGACCCCTCCGTCTGGCTGGAGGGCGGAGAAGTCGTCATGACCACCGGCCTGCTGCTCGGGCCCGGGCCCGCCGACCTGGCCGCCTTCATCGGCGGCCTCGACCGGGCCGGAGCCGCCGCGCTCGTGCTCGGCCTCGGCCCCACCCTGCCCCACCAGCGGGTGCCGCCCGCCCTCGCCCGCGCCGCCGAACAGCACGGCCTCCCGCTGATCACCGTCCCCGAACGCACCTCGCCCGCCGCCGTCACCAAAGCCGTCTTCGACGCCCGCGCCGCCGAGGAACGCCGCCTGCTGGAACGCACCCTGCGCACCCAGCGCCGCCTCACCGCCGCCGCGGCCTCCCCCGACGGGCTCGCCGACCTGCTGACCGCCTGGTACCGCGCCACCGGCGTCGCCGTCGTGGTCTGCGACGTCCTGGCCAGACCGCTCGGCGCGGCCGGGACCGACGCCACCGAGGTCCTGACCGGAGCCGCCCCCGTCCTGGACGCCGTCGCGCTGCGCGGCCTGCGCGGCAGCGGCGGCGGCGAACTGCCGGGCGGCCCCGTCCACGCGCAGCCGCTCGGCGCCGCCAGGCTGCGCGGCTTCGTCGTCCTGGTCGGCGCGAGCACCGCCGAGACCCGGCTGCTGGGCAGCGTCCTGGTCTCGCTGCTCTCCGTCGAACTGGAACGCCGCCACCTCGCCGAGGAGCCCCGCCGCCGCCACCGCACCACCGTGCTCACCCGGCTGTTCGGCGCGGACCTCAGCGACTCCCGCGCCACCGCCCTGCTCTCCTCGGTCAACCTGCCGGTCGGGCCGCTGCGCGCCCTCGCCGTGCACGTCGCCGCCCGCCCCGACCCCGCCCGCCCCGACCCGCCGCCCGGCCCGGGCCGTCCCAGCGAGGCCGCCGAGACCGCCGCCGACCTGGCGCTGGCGATACCGGGCGGCCTCGCCCGCGCCGTCGGCACCACCGTCGAGGCCGTGGTGCCCGAGGGCACCGACGCGCTCGCCCTGCTCGCCCGCTTCGCCCCCGGCCGCCCGGCCGGCATCGGCCCCGCGGTCGCCCCCCAGCACGCCGCGCTCTCCCTGCGCCAGGCCCACGCCCTGCTCCCGGCCAGCACCGCGGCCGGCCGTCCCGTCACCGCCGCCGAGGCCGGGTCGGTGCGGCTGCTGCTCAGCCTGGGCAGCCCGGCGCTGCTCGCCGCGTTCGCCGACACCGCCCTCGCCGCCCTCGACGCCGCCGACCCCGACCACGAACTGACCGAGACCCTGCGGGTGTGGCTGGAGACCAACGGGAGCTGGGCCGAGACCTCCGCCCTGCTCGGCCTGCACCGGCACACCGTGCAGAACCGCATCGCCAAGATCGGCCGCCTGACCGGCCGTCACATGGACCGCGCCGAGGACCGGGTCGACCTGTGGCTGGCCCTGCGCGCCCGCGAGGCGGCCGGCCCCTGA
- a CDS encoding M20/M25/M40 family metallo-hydrolase, which translates to MTSAPVPVPVPEPAPAPGPGLAAAGDDAVRLCHDLLRIDTTNPGDGTGPGERAAAEYAGAALDAAGIAPTLVESAPRRTTVLARIDGEDPSLPPLLVHGHLDAVPFDAADWTRHPLSGELADGCLWGRGAVDMKGTVAMVLALARHWARSGVRPRRDVVLALLADEESTGDFGSRFVVARHREWFEGCREAISESGGFSITARPERGPEAGRELRVYPVAVGERGTAWMRLTARGTAGHGSKQNPDNAVATLVHGLSRLAAHRWPTAPTPPVEALLSALERELGLRIDRSRLEEEAARLGRLGELFDCTVRDSANPTVLAAGGKVNVVPGRAHAEVDGRFLPGRREEFLATVDRLLGPGVTREFINCEDAVAADHEGPAFAAMADALRAEDPLARPVPFVMSGGTDAKSFARLGIRSYGFAPLLLDPSLHYYGMFHGVDERVPAAGLGFGVRVLDRFLRAY; encoded by the coding sequence ATGACCTCCGCCCCCGTCCCCGTTCCCGTTCCCGAGCCCGCTCCTGCCCCCGGGCCCGGCCTCGCCGCCGCGGGCGACGACGCCGTCCGGCTCTGCCACGACCTGCTGCGCATCGACACCACCAACCCCGGTGACGGCACCGGCCCGGGCGAGCGGGCCGCCGCCGAGTACGCGGGCGCCGCGCTGGACGCGGCGGGCATCGCCCCGACCCTGGTGGAGTCGGCGCCGCGGCGCACCACGGTGCTGGCCCGGATCGACGGCGAGGACCCGTCGCTGCCGCCGCTGCTGGTCCACGGCCACCTGGACGCCGTGCCGTTCGACGCCGCCGACTGGACGCGCCACCCCCTGTCGGGGGAGCTCGCCGACGGCTGCCTGTGGGGGCGCGGCGCGGTCGACATGAAGGGCACCGTGGCGATGGTGCTGGCGCTGGCCCGGCACTGGGCGCGCAGCGGGGTGCGGCCCCGGCGGGACGTCGTGCTGGCGCTCCTCGCGGACGAGGAGTCGACCGGCGACTTCGGCTCCCGGTTCGTGGTGGCCCGGCACCGGGAGTGGTTCGAGGGCTGCCGGGAGGCGATCAGCGAGTCGGGCGGCTTCTCGATCACCGCGCGCCCGGAGCGCGGCCCGGAAGCCGGGCGGGAGCTGCGGGTGTACCCGGTGGCGGTCGGCGAGCGGGGCACCGCGTGGATGCGGCTGACCGCCCGGGGGACGGCCGGGCACGGCTCCAAGCAGAACCCGGACAACGCGGTGGCGACCCTGGTGCACGGCCTGTCCCGGCTCGCCGCGCACCGCTGGCCGACCGCGCCGACGCCGCCCGTGGAGGCCCTGCTGTCCGCCCTGGAGCGGGAGTTGGGCCTGCGCATCGACCGGTCCCGGCTGGAGGAGGAGGCGGCCCGGCTCGGACGGCTCGGCGAGCTGTTCGACTGCACGGTGCGCGACTCGGCCAACCCGACGGTGCTGGCGGCGGGCGGCAAGGTCAACGTGGTGCCCGGCCGGGCCCACGCCGAGGTGGACGGCCGCTTCCTGCCCGGCCGCCGGGAGGAGTTCCTGGCCACCGTGGACCGCCTGCTCGGCCCGGGCGTCACCCGGGAGTTCATCAACTGCGAGGACGCGGTGGCCGCCGACCACGAGGGACCGGCGTTCGCCGCGATGGCCGACGCGCTGCGCGCCGAGGACCCGCTGGCCCGGCCGGTGCCGTTCGTGATGTCCGGCGGCACCGACGCCAAGTCCTTCGCCCGGCTGGGCATCCGCTCGTACGGCTTCGCCCCGCTGCTGCTGGACCCGTCGCTGCACTACTACGGCATGTTCCATGGCGTGGACGAGCGGGTGCCCGCCGCCGGGCTGGGCTTCGGCGTCCGGGTGCTGGACCGCTTCCTGCGCGCGTACTGA